The following is a genomic window from Deltaproteobacteria bacterium.
CGTGAACCGGTCGCCGCCGTCGCGCACCATCGGCCGTAGGGAGCGCGCCGGAATTCGCGAGAATTCGCCGGATCGTTCAGTTCGACCGCGGTGACTCTTCCGCCGCAGCAGGCGACGAGTTCTTTCCCGCTGACGCACAGCCCACGCACGTCGTTGAACCGACGCGGAGCGATCAGATCGCGCAGCAACTCACCTTCGGGTGAGAACAACGTCACCCGCCCGGTCTCGCGATCCCAGACGATGATGTCACCGCCTGAAGATACGAGGGTCTGCAAAACGACATTGAACCCGGTCGTCGGCCCGGTGTGGATGACGATGTCGCGACGCCCGTCCGCGAAACGGCAGATTCCCTGGCCCACGATCTGCGCCCAGTAGGCGCCATCGGGCGCGAAGGACCCGGGGTTCAATCCGATCTCTTGCGCGAACGGCGTTGCGGACTGCGTATCGGGATCGAAACGCCAGGCCGTCCGCTCGTCATCCTCGTGCGTGAGCGCGAATCCGTCGGGGATGACGAGCATGCCGTCGGGCGCGACTGCACACAGGTACGGGGTCTTCGCGAAGGGCAACTCCATCTCGGCGAGCCGGACAAGCATTCGGCGGCCCTCGGGGTCTTCGCCGATCGACGGATTCAGCACGCGCCGCGACTGGAACGCACGACGACGGATGTGCTTGTTGATCGAATGCGCGGCGATCCGCTCGTCGTGCTTCTCGGCCGCCGCCAGCAAGCGCCGATGAAACGCGCACGCGGCGTCCTGGGTTTCCGGCCGATCACCGAATAGCCGATCCATCGCGACGGCGGCGTCGAATCCGGCGATCTGGGTCGTCCATGCCGACAAGTCCCGCCGCGTGAGTAGTTCACCGACCGGCTCGGCGTGTCGTTCGAGCGCCGCATCCCATTGTTGGAAAATCCGCGCGAGGGCGAGCCGCGAACGCAGGTCGCGCATCGTGCGTTCGTATTGACGCGTGAACGTGAATCGTTCGAGCACACGCGGGCGGTTTCGCTCGGCGAAGGCGCGGCGCGCATCGTCGTCGCACAAGTATTTCTCGCAAAGACGAAGCAAGTCGTCACGGCCTCGAAAGAGCACGTCGGAGAGATTGAGCCCGGTGCGTTTCACATCACGGTGTTCGTGAATCAGAAAAAACGCGCCCGCCGCGATGCCCTCATACAGTCGGTTGTGCGCCACGGCCATCTGGTTGATGTGCAGGTTGATCTTTGACGCTGCAAAGAGCCGGTTGAGTTCTTCACCGTGTTCGAGCACACCGCGTGCGTGGCGCGCGAGTTTCGGGTGGTGATCCCAATGTCGCCCGAAAAGGTGCAGATCGAAGCCGGCTTGCGAGAGCGCGACAAGGGGAATCTGCCGGAAGAGCGCGTTGCCGATCTGCGCGAAAAAGGCGTGCGCGATCGCCGTCACGATGCTTTCGGCGAGCGTCGGGCCTCGGCGCGTCGCACGAAGCAGATCCGCGTATTCGCCCTGCGTCCAGATCGTGTTGCCCTCGGCGAATCGCGCCCGAACGACCTCGAACAGTTCTTCCGCCGCGCTCTTCGCATCGTCGCCCATTGCGGCGAATCGCGGTCGCTCGTCGTCGAAGTACATCTCGGCGGTCCTGCCGATGTTGCTGACATAACTGATGTCGCATCGAAGCCTATCGAGCGAGCCGTCCCCGGATTCGAGCGGGCGGAAGATGCGCTCGTTGACCAGCGGCTCCTGGGGGAGCAGGCGCGCGGAGTTGTATCCGTACATCGCCCAATGAGCGCAGTAACCGGTGACGAAATCGCGATCGCCGAGCTTTTTCGCGGCCTCCGAATTTTCGAGCGACGGAAAGTAATCGAGCATCGAGGTGAGAAAGGGCAGATCGGCCGGGTAGATCGCCGAGGACTCGAAACGCATGTGGTCGATATGATGGATGAGATGCGGCCGGAATTCGTCCAACGCGGCGAGCAGCGCGGGACCGGTCAGGCTGTCCTCGCGGTCTCTTTCGGCGATCGTCCGCACCGTGTGCCCCAGCGCCGTGAGCGCCTCGTCGATGTCGCGGTTGGCATACTGCACGAAGTGCGACCACCCGCTGCTGATGAGCAGGACGCGCCACGAATCCTCGTTCAGCCAAAACTCCACCGGCTGTGCACGGTAGAAGTCGTCGACCGAAGCCTTCAGGCATTTCGCGAGGTCGACGCGGCGGCGCAAGACGTCACCCACCGCCGTGGCCGCCTCTTTCGCGGCGGCGGCCTGCCCGCGCACGCACACCGACTGGGGCAGGGGCTTCATCGGGTCGGAATCTAAGAACTCGCGAAGGCGACCGACCGCGTCTTCCCCGACAAACAGGCGCACGTGCGGCGCGGCGACCATCTCCCGCCAATCGGCGACATGAAGCGCGGCCTTGAAGATCTCGGGGTCCGGCTCGACGACATACATCGCCTGCCAGCGCCCGCCCGGCTCACGGTTCAGGCGGCGGAAGAACTCGGCGGCTTCGTACCCAACGCCGACGCCGACGAGCAGTACGGGCGCGAACCCCGGCGCGCCGGGCAGATTCGCATCGACGTATCGCGTCGCGTCCGCGACGGGCGTTTCCGCGGAAGACACGCGAATCGGCCCCTGACCCTGATCCACGTTCAGGGCCCAGCCGCCGTCCGCGGCTGGAAGAAGTTCCAGATCAAAACGATCCGTCCATCCGCGCAGGAGTTGGGCAAGCTCGTCGTCGCGCGCGGCGAGTGCGTTCAGGTTGGATTCGTAGCGCTGGAGAAGGTCATCCATGAAAGGGAGGGAGAGCCCGGATCATCCCGCGGCGGCGGTGATGTTTTCGCTGGACCGGAACAGCGGGCGCACGCGGTATATGCGAACGTCGCAGGGACGGCATTCGCCGTGAATATGGCACGACCGCTCGGCTTCCAGTCGGCTGTGGTTCACGACCCCCGTGGGATCGCCGACCTCGAGTTTCTTGATGCACAGATAACGCAGTCCGTCGGGGCCGAGAAAAAACCGGTTGATGCGGCAATGAACCGACGGGTCGGGAATCATGGTCTCCATGACTTCCCACATGTCGGGCTCTATGCGCAGTTTGAGTCCCTTGCGGGCGAAGATTTCGACAGCCTCGCTCAGGTCGCCGTTCGCGGCGATCGAGTGGATGTCGAGAATTCTGTGCCCGCGACGCAGGAGTTCGACGGCCTTGTCCGAAATCGCCTCGACCGTGTCCGACTTCTTCTGCCCCGGGTGGCACGACGCGAAGACCTTGATGCGTTTTTGCAGGCGGTCGAGCATCCCGACGTCCCACGACATGTTCGTGTACATGCGAATCTTGGCCTGTTTCACACCGTTGACGATGTCGGTGAATCCCGGGTGAAGGGTGGGTTCGCCGCCCGTGAAAATCAACTCGTCGCCAGGTAGCCGGTTCAGGACCTCGATCCAGCGTTCCGCAGAAATCAGTTTTCGCGGCGGCAGGGCGTTGGTGCAGTAGAAACACGAATAGTTGCACGCCACCGTCAGGTAAACGCGGGGAATCCAATCGAATCCCACGGGCTGGGTGGTCATGTGGGCTCCCGTCGAGGATGCGTACAACATATCGGTGAAACGGGCCGAAACTCAAGCACATCGAGTTCGGCGTGAGCCCCTTCACGCGGCGGCAACGACTTTCGCTCGCGGTCGTGCGAGTGTCTCCGGCTTGGTCCCCGCCGGGGCCCCGGCGATGCGAAAACCCACGGAAAATCCAAGGATTTCCGCTCACTTCGCCGCATCCTTCGCGGCTTGCCACGTGGGATCGAAGCCGCTAATATCCGCCGCGTTTTTGGGCTGCGGTAGCTCAGTTGGCTAGAGCGCCTGACTGTGGATCAGGAGGTCGTGGGTTCGATTCCCTCCCGCAGTATTTTTGCCAATTGAGGGGACTCAATTGGCTTTTTTTCCGACTCGAACGAGAATCCGAACGAACGTGGAAACGCCATGAGCGCCCCGAACGACCGCCCCATACCCCGGCAACCGGCCGGTTTCGCCGATTCCTTCGCCGCGGACGTGACCGCCCGTCGGCGGATGATCGACACGATCACGTCCGTCTACGCGCGTTTCGGATTCGAACCGCTCGACACGCCGGCCATGGAATACCTCGATGTGCTCGGCAAGTACCTTCCCGAGGCGGACCAGCCGGATCTGGGCGTTTTCGCCCTCCGCGACGACGACGAACAGTGGCTCGCGATGCGTTACGACCTGACCGCGCCACTGTCGCGCGTCGTGGCGCAGTACGGTAACGATCTGCCGAAGCCCTATCGGCGTTTTCAGGTCGGACCTGTCTGGCGGCGCGAAAAACCCGGCCCCGGGCGTTTCCGCCAGTTCACACAGTGCGATTTCGACACGGTGGGCAGCGCATCGCCGGCCGCCGACGCCGAGGCGTGCGCGGTGCTGGCGGCGGCTCTGGGCGAACTCGGAATTCGCCCCGGAGAGTTCGAAATCCGCGTGAACGACCGCAAGGTGTTGAACGGAATCCTCGAACGCGCGGGCGTCTCGGACGACCCCGCCGCGAGGATGACGGTTTTGCGGGCCATCGACAAACTCGACCGGCTCGGGCTCGAAGGCGTTCGTGAGTTGCTGGGCAAGGGACGCAAGGACCCATCGGGCGACTTCACACGCGGCGCGGATCTGGCCCCGGACCAGATCGCAGCCGTGATTGCGTTTCTGGGCGCGACGGGCTCGGACCGCGCCGCTACGTGCGACGTCTTTCGGTCGCTGGTGGGAACGAGCGCGGTCGGCGCGGAAGGGGTCGAGGAACTCGAGCGCATCGACGCATTGCTGGACGCGATGGGGCTCGGCTCCGACGTCGTGAAGTTCGATCCCGGCCTCGTGCGCGGGCTGGCGTATTACACCGGGCCGGTCTTCGAGGCGGTTCTGACCGTCGAGACGGTCGATGACGCCGGACGAAAAGTCTCGTTTGGCTCGGTCGCGGGTGGGGGCCGATACGACGATCTGGTCGAGCGATTCACCGGCGACAAGGTGCCCGCCACCGGCGCGAGCATCGGTGTGGACCGGCTGCTCGCGGCGCTGCGTCTGCTGGGCCGTGTCGAATCGTCCGACGCCGATGCGCCGGTCGTGGTCACGGTCATGGACGCGCCGCGTCTCGCCGAGTATCAGAAGATGACCTCGGAACTTCGCGAGGCGGGGATTCGCGCCGAAATGTACCTAGGCTCGGGCGGATTTCGCGCGCAGATGAAGTACGCCGACAAACGGCGCGCGCCCATCGCGGTCATCGCGGGCGGGGACGAGTTCGCGCGCGGCGAGGTGACGATCAAGGACATGCGGCTCGGCGCGGCGCTCGCCAAGGACATCGCGGATCGCGAGGAGTGGCGCAAGGGCCAGCCCGCGCAGCGCGCCGTGCCGAGGGACCAACTCGTGCCTGCGATTCTCGAAATGTTGGGGCGATGACATGACGCCGACGGGACCGGTGCCCGGAACGCGGGACATCGATGGCGCCGCGATGGCGGCGACGCGGAGAGTCCGCGCGTCGCTCGAAGGCCTGTTCGACGACGGCGGCTTCGCGTTCGTGCACCCCCCGGTCCTCGCCGAGCCCGGTCCGTTCCTCGCGCGTTCCGGCGAGGCCATCCGTCAACGCATGTACATCTTTCAGGACCCCGGAGGGCGCGAGATCTGCCTGCGCCCCGAACTGACGATCCCCACGGCGCGCCTGTATCTCGAACGGCTGGCGGCGAAATCCGAGACGCCCGCGCGCCTGGCCTACATTGGTCCGGTGTTTCGGTACACATCGGAAAGCGGCGGCGACACGCCGCTGCGAGAGTATGTGCAGGCCGGAGCGGAGTGGATCGGCGACGTGGATGCCCCCGAGACCGACGCACGCATTCTCGCGTTCGCGTTGCGTGCCGCCGATGCCGCCGGGGCCATCGGCGCGACCATCGTCGCGGGCGATCTGGGGCTTGCCGCCGAGGCGGTGCGCACCGTGCCCGTCGCGCCGCGCATCCGTGCGAGACTGCTCCGCCAGTTGTGGCGGCCCGACGCGTTTCTCGCTGCACTCGATGCGACGCGGACCCCACGCGATCGCGCCGGCGAGGCAAATGCGGACTCGCGGCTCGCGGAAATGGGCGCGGAGTCGTCGCGAACGCTGATCGAGGAGATCCTCGCGCTCGTCAACGTGCGTCACGTGGGCGCGCGGACGGCGGACGAGATCGCGGAGCGACTCGCAACGAAAGCCGAAGTTGCGTCGGACGACGCCGTGAGCGCCGAGATCGCCGCCGAACTGCGCGCATGGAACGAAATCCGTGGAGACGGCGCATCCGTTCTTGCGGCTGCGCGAACGTGGATGCGGAATTTCAGATCGGACGACGGCCTGCGTGCGATCGAACGCGCTGAGTCCCGCCTCGCGGCGCTCGCAACGTCGGGCGTCGATGTCGGGCGCGTGACGTGGGATCTCGGCCTGCGCGGCGAGCTGGAATACTACACGGGGCTTGTGTTCGAGATTCGAGCGCGACACGCCGGAAAAGAGATCGTCGTCGGCGGGGGCGGCCGTTACGACGGGCTGCTTCGCTCGCTGGGCGCGGCGCGCGACATCCCGTCGGCGGGATTCGCGCTCACGGTGACGCACCTTGCGCGCATCATCGCGGAGGCGGCGAAATGACGCGAACGCACTCCGATCGACTGACGATCGCGCTTCCGAGCAAGGGCACGCTCCACGAAAAGACGCTCGACTTTCTGCGTTCGGCGGGGCTTCGTTTTCGACCGTCGGGCCCCGGGCGCGATTACGTGGGAACCTTGGCCGGCGTCGACGGCGTGGATGTGTTGTTGCTGCGCGCGGACGAGATTCCGGAGCGCCTGGAATCGGGCGGCGCGCAGATCGGCATCACCGGCGAAGACCTTCGTCTCGAGAATGGTTCGGATTCGGGTTCGACGTTTCGATTGATCCCGGATCTCGGTTTTGGGCACGCGCGGCTGGTGGTCGCGGTGCCGCGCGTTTGGATCGATGTCACCACGATGCACGATCTCGAGGAAGTCTCATCGATCTATCGAGTGCGCCACGGCCGCCCGCTGCGGGTCGCGACGAAGTTTCCCCGGCTCACCCGCGAGTTCTTCCTGCGCCACGGAGTTCGCGATTACGTGATCGTGCGATCCCTGGGTGCCACCGAGGGCGCGCCGGCGTCGGGAGCGGCGGATCTCATCGTCGATCTCTCCTCGACGGGCGGGACGCTGACGCAAAACCACCTGAAGGAACTCCATGACGGGACGCTCGTCGATTCGCAGGCGGGTTTGATGGTGTCGTCGAATTCCGATCACTGGAACGCCGCGCGGCTTGCGTCGCTCGCGCGAATCGTCGATCTCATTGAGAGCCGCATGGCGGCGGCGAACGAGCTGGTGCTAAGAGCCTGGGCGCCGCGGGCGCGGGCGCGCGCCATCTTCGACGCGCTCAACGCGGGGGATCTTCGGTGCGTGCCGATGACGGCGCTGCCCTCGGAAGCCGACGCGCAACCGGACGGAACCCGGGAACTGGTGTGGCTGTGCCGCCGCGACGTGGTTCAGGCCGCGGCGAATACGCTGCGCGACGAGGGGTGCACCGGCGTCGTCGCGACTGCGGCCGACTTCGTTTTTCGACCGGACCTCGATCGCCTCGACGAATTCCGAGCCCTCATAGACGTTCCTGAGGGAGCGACGCCATGAACCCCGTGCGCATCCGCCACGACCGCGATCTCACGCCCGGCGAGATTTGCGCTGTCGCGGACGACGATGCGGCGGTGGAATTTGACGACGAAACCGGGCGGATGCTCGACGAGCGCCGACGGCAGGTCGTCGAATTCGTCGAGTCGAGCAACGTCCCCGCATACGGATTCAATCGCGGATTCGGACACAACGTGCGCTTGGCCGTCGATGCGGATCGCGCCGCGGAGCTTCAGCGCAATCTCATCCGGTCGCACGCCAGTGCCGTCGGCGAGCCCGCGCCGCTTCCCGTGATCCGCGCGGCGATGCTGATGCGCTCCCGGTCGCTCGCACGGGGGCATTCGGGCGTGCGTTCCGAGGTCCCGCGAAAACTGGTCGAATTCCTGAACGCGGGCATCACCCCCGTCGTTCCCCGTTTTGGCTCGGTATCCGCGAGTGGCGATCTCGCGCCGCTGTCGCATATTGCTCTCGGCCTGATGGGCGAGGGCGAGGTGTTCGTCGGCGACGAGCGCCTGAATGCGGCGGCGGCGCTCGCCCGCGCCGGAATCGAACCGCTTGTCCTCGAAATGAAAGAAGGGCTCGCGCTCAACAACGGCGTGCAGTTCAGTACTGCGTACGGGGTGCTTGCGGCGGCGAGGTTGGAATCGTTGTGGCGCACGGCGTGCGTGGGAACCTCGCTCACCTTGCAGGTCATGCTCGGTGCCGATACGCCGTGGCGCGAAGACCTGCATGCGCTGCGGCCGCATGCGGGCTCGGTGCGGACGGCGGCGGTATTACGCGCGCTCACGGCGAATTCACCCATTCGCGAGGCGCACCGGCCCTACGACATCGACGGCGAGATTCAGGATCCATACAACCTCCGCTGCGCGGCGCAGATCCTCGGCGCGGCGCGAACGCTGATCGACCGCGCGAACGAAACCTTTGCGATCGAAGCGAACAGCGTGACTGACAATCCCATTCTGCTTTCGGGCGAGGACGACGCGTTCACCGACATCGTTTCGGGCGGCCACTTTCATGGCATGCCGGTCGCCGTCGATCTATACGGTCTGCTTCAAGCCGCCGCGATGATTGCGTCGCTCGTCGGTGCGCGATGCGCCAGGTACGTGGACGAGGCCCGCAACCGGGGGCTCGGTGCGGACCTGAAATGGCCGGGACCCACGGACGATCCGGAGTGGAATGCCCGGCAGGCCGCGTCATCCGGTATGATGGCGCCGGAATATGTCGCGGCGTCGCTCACGAATTGGCTGTGGGGACAGTGCATGCCCACGCACCTGTTCAGCATCTCGACCGACGCGGGGCAGGAGGATCACGTCAGCATGGCGGCCAATGTCGCGATCCGTGCGTACGACGCACTCCCGCGCCTCGCCGAGGCGCTGGCGGTCGAACTCGCCTTCGCCGCACAGGCCGCCGCGATTCGAAAGCGCACGCCGTGGCTGCCGTCACGCGCTCGCACCGCATCGGGCGAAGTGACCCTCGATCGACATGAGGTCCCCGAGGCGGATCGCCGTTTGTGCGAAGCGGGCGAGGCGGTGCTGCGCGAGATCGAGCCCGTGTTCCCGGTTGTCACGGTCGATCGTCCGCTATCGGCGGATCTCTCGGCACTCGCCGCCCTCGTGCTGGATGGTGCGATCGAGCGGTGCGCCGCGCGATTCGGCGTCTTCGCCGCGGTGGACGCGCCTTGCTGATTCCCGTATTTCCCTTCGCCGCCTGTCCCCGCGACCGAGCGACCGATCGGCGTGCCGCCTCCGAGGGTCCGTGGTGGCTCGCGCCGCTCGCCGCGCCGCGCGCGGTGGAGTTGGGCGAAGAACCACTGACGACCATCGAGACGGATGTTCTCGTGGAACTCGTTCGGGAGCGACCGACGCACGTGCTGCGCTGCCGCGACATCACACTCGTCACGCGATTGCTGGACGAGGGCGCAATCTCGGTCGTGGTCGAACCCGATATCGCCGCGACGCTCCCTGCGGAGATCCCTCCGAAACGAATCGGCCTCTGGGCGGATCGCGCCGGTGACGTCGCGAAAGCACTGGCCGCCGCGACGATCTGGACGACCGATCGGACTTGCGCGAACGAGGATTCGCGAGAGCGTGTCGTGATGATCGACGCCGCTTCGTTCGACCCGGCCGCCGCGCCCGCGGGCACCGTCGCGATCCGCGACGCGCATCGATGCCCGCCCGATCACGAGGCGACGGCGTTTTGCGCACGGATCGCTTGCGATCGGAACGCGAACCTCTGGACGGCGATTTGCGATGACCTCGGCGCTCTCGTCGCGTGGGGTTGGTCGAACCCGGATTCGATTCGACGCTCCATGACCGAGCGGCGCGCATACTTGTCGGCGGATGTCGCGTCGCCGCCCGTTTGGCTGGGCGGCGCGCTGGTCGCCGTGCAGATCGATCACGGCGGGCGCGCGTTGCGGTATTTGGTGGCCGGCCCGCGCGTTGATGCCGCGTGGCCGAACCGATGGCCCGAGCGCGAGGGATTCGCGGAACTTTACGCCCGGCTGCGCGAACGTGTTCACGAGGCGCCGCCGGGATCCTACACGCGCCGGCTGCTCGACACGCCGGACATGCTGCGCGGCAAGTTGCTCGAAGAGGCGGCGGAGCTCGCCGCCGCGTCCGGCGCCGCCGACGTGCGCGGCGAAGCCGCCGACGTGCTCTACTTCGCGTGGGTGGCTCTCGCGCGAGAAGGCGTCTCGCCGGGCGAGGTCGAGGCCGAATTCGCACGGCGCGCGCTGCGTCTGAATCGGCGTCCGGGCGACGTGAAGCCGCCCTGGGCAAAAGGGACAAACCGTTGACCGACGCGACGGCGAACGACTCGGGCGAGCCGGTCGGGCGGCTGCGTTCGCTCCTGAACGCGAGTCCCGCCGTCGTGTATTGCGCCCGCCCTCATGTCGGATTCGAACGCACGTTCGTGAGCGACAACGTGGAGCGCCTGATCGGATTCACCGCCAAAGAAGTCTTGGATCGACCGGGATTCTGGGCGGAGCGAATCCACGCCGACGATCGGCGGGGGTGCCTCGCGGCGCTGGCCGAGGCCATCGAGCGGGGACACGCGGTCTGCGAGTACCGTATTCGGCAACGCAACGGACGTTATGTATGGATCCGGGATGAGGCGCTGCTCTCGCGCGACGGTCACGGTCTGCCGCTGGAGATGACGGGCAGCCTGATCGACATCTCCCGCGAAAATACTCCGAGCTGCATCTGCGAGCCGGCGAAGCCCGGTACCGGGCGATTGTCGAGGATCAGGCCGATCTGGTGTGTCGTTTCCTTCCGGACGGGACGTTGACGTTCGTGAACGGGAGCTACAGCCGGTTTCGCGGCATGCCCGCCGAGCGCCTCATCGGCTCTTATTTCCCGGACAATCTGCGGGAGCGCGATCGCGAGGACCTGCGCAACCTGCTCGCGTCGCTCGCGCCGGAGGACCCGATCGGACTCTTTGAAGCCCGGGCAAGGGCCGCGCGCGGAACGGAACACTGGCAATCGTGGACCCATCGCGGGCTTTTCAACGACGTCGGCGAACTCGTCGAAATCCAGTCCGTCGGCCGCGACATCACGGAACGCAAAGCCGCGGAGGAGTTGCTCGCGCGTTCGAATGCGGAACTGCAACAGTTCGCCTACGTCGCCAGTCACGATCTCCAGGAGCCGCTGCGGATGGTCTCGGGATTCCTGCAACTGCTCGAGAAGCGTCACGGGGATCGCCTCGACCGTGAAGCCGAGGAGTACATCCGCCTGGCGCTGGACGGCATGGATCGGATGCGCAGGCTCATTTCCGACCTGCTCGAATATTCCCGCGTCCGTCGGGACCTCGCGGAATTTCGCGAATTGGATCTTACCGCCGCGATCCGGGATGCGCTCCGCACGCTCGGCGCCGCGATCACCGATTCCGACGCCGTCGTGGATGTCGGGCAGCTACCGGCGATTCGGGGAGATGAAATCCTGATCGCGCGTCTCTTTCAGAACCTTCTCGGCAACGCGTTGAAGTTCCGTTCGCCCGATCGGCCCCCGCAAATCGCCGTTCTTGCCGGCACCGACACGACGACCGTGACCATCGAGGTGAGGGACAACGGCGTGGGATTCGAGCCGCATTTCGCGGAACGAATCTTCACGATGTTCACGCGCCTGCATCCGCGTTCGAAATACGAAGGCACCGGGATCGGGCTCGCGGTCTGCCGCAAGATCGTCGAAATCCACGGAGGGACGATTCGGGCCGAGTCCGAGCCCGGCGTCGGATCTTCGTTTTTCATGACGTTACCCGCCAGCATCCCTGTGCCGTGACGTCGGGGATGAACCACGATGAGGTCCCCGGTTCCATGCGTCTGCTCCTGATCGAAGACAGTCCGGGCGACGCGCGCCTGATTCGAGAACTCGTGCGGGACGCCGCGCCGGATTGGGACCTCGTCTGGCGCGAAACGCTGGACGAGGGCATCGCGGATGCCCGGCGCGGCGGGTTCGGTGTCGTCCTGCTCGATCTGTCGCTGCCCGACAGCAACGGGATCGAGACCTTCTGCCGGATGCATCGCGAGGTCGCGGATCTGCCGATCGTCGTTCTGACCGGTCTCGAGGACGAGCGGCTCGCGGCGTTCGCGCTGCGCCAGGGGGCGCAGGATTATCTGCCGAAAAACGAAATGACCGGCGCGCTGCTGAAGCGGGTGGCGCGTTATGCCATCGAGCGGTTCCAGTCGAAAAATGCGCTCGAATACGTCTACCGCGACACGCGGAAATCCCACGACGATCTGCTGGCCATCATGGACCTGCTCGCCCTCGGCGTCGTCACGCTCGACGGCGAGGGTCGCGTCACTTTCATGAATCGTTCCGCGAGGCGGTTCACGGGATTCGACGACGCCGAAGTCTTTCCGAAGCCGTGCGCGGACGTTCTTCGTCCCAGGGGCGCCGACGCCGACGCGGTCGCGGAACTTCTGCGCATGAGCGAGGGAGAACGTTCGCGCATCTCCATCTCCCTCGGAACGGAGGACGGCGAAGGGTTCTGGATCGATCTCGAAGCGCGGGACGATCCGCGAAATCCCGACGGCGCGATCCTCCTGCTCTACGACCGCTCCGAGGAATACCGGCTGCGCCGGGCCCTCGACGAAAAAGTCGATTTTCCGGAGATTGTTGCGCGATCCGAGGCCATGTCGCGAATCGGTCGGCGTATCCGCGAGATCGCGCCGCTGGACTGGACCGTGCTCATCGAAGGCGAGACCGGAACGGGCAAGGAACTGGTCGCGCGCGCGATTCACAACGCCGGGCCGCGAGCGGCGGGACCGTTCATCGCGGTGAACTGCGCCGGTCTTCCCGATGCGTTGCTGGCGAGCCTGCTCTTTGGTCACCGGCGCGGATCGTTTACCGGCGCGGTGGACGACCGGCGCGGGTTTTTCGCCGCCGCCGAGGGCGGCACGATCTTGCTCGACGAGATCGGTGACATCTCGCCCTCCATGCAGTCGAGCCTGTTGCGCGTGCTCGAAAC
Proteins encoded in this region:
- a CDS encoding aromatic amino acid lyase, with translation MNPVRIRHDRDLTPGEICAVADDDAAVEFDDETGRMLDERRRQVVEFVESSNVPAYGFNRGFGHNVRLAVDADRAAELQRNLIRSHASAVGEPAPLPVIRAAMLMRSRSLARGHSGVRSEVPRKLVEFLNAGITPVVPRFGSVSASGDLAPLSHIALGLMGEGEVFVGDERLNAAAALARAGIEPLVLEMKEGLALNNGVQFSTAYGVLAAARLESLWRTACVGTSLTLQVMLGADTPWREDLHALRPHAGSVRTAAVLRALTANSPIREAHRPYDIDGEIQDPYNLRCAAQILGAARTLIDRANETFAIEANSVTDNPILLSGEDDAFTDIVSGGHFHGMPVAVDLYGLLQAAAMIASLVGARCARYVDEARNRGLGADLKWPGPTDDPEWNARQAASSGMMAPEYVAASLTNWLWGQCMPTHLFSISTDAGQEDHVSMAANVAIRAYDALPRLAEALAVELAFAAQAAAIRKRTPWLPSRARTASGEVTLDRHEVPEADRRLCEAGEAVLREIEPVFPVVTVDRPLSADLSALAALVLDGAIERCAARFGVFAAVDAPC
- the hisE gene encoding phosphoribosyl-ATP diphosphatase is translated as MLIPVFPFAACPRDRATDRRAASEGPWWLAPLAAPRAVELGEEPLTTIETDVLVELVRERPTHVLRCRDITLVTRLLDEGAISVVVEPDIAATLPAEIPPKRIGLWADRAGDVAKALAAATIWTTDRTCANEDSRERVVMIDAASFDPAAAPAGTVAIRDAHRCPPDHEATAFCARIACDRNANLWTAICDDLGALVAWGWSNPDSIRRSMTERRAYLSADVASPPVWLGGALVAVQIDHGGRALRYLVAGPRVDAAWPNRWPEREGFAELYARLRERVHEAPPGSYTRRLLDTPDMLRGKLLEEAAELAAASGAADVRGEAADVLYFAWVALAREGVSPGEVEAEFARRALRLNRRPGDVKPPWAKGTNR
- a CDS encoding PAS domain-containing protein gives rise to the protein MTDATANDSGEPVGRLRSLLNASPAVVYCARPHVGFERTFVSDNVERLIGFTAKEVLDRPGFWAERIHADDRRGCLAALAEAIERGHAVCEYRIRQRNGRYVWIRDEALLSRDGHGLPLEMTGSLIDISRENTPSCICEPAKPGTGRLSRIRPIWCVVSFRTGR
- a CDS encoding PAS domain S-box protein — translated: MTFVNGSYSRFRGMPAERLIGSYFPDNLRERDREDLRNLLASLAPEDPIGLFEARARAARGTEHWQSWTHRGLFNDVGELVEIQSVGRDITERKAAEELLARSNAELQQFAYVASHDLQEPLRMVSGFLQLLEKRHGDRLDREAEEYIRLALDGMDRMRRLISDLLEYSRVRRDLAEFRELDLTAAIRDALRTLGAAITDSDAVVDVGQLPAIRGDEILIARLFQNLLGNALKFRSPDRPPQIAVLAGTDTTTVTIEVRDNGVGFEPHFAERIFTMFTRLHPRSKYEGTGIGLAVCRKIVEIHGGTIRAESEPGVGSSFFMTLPASIPVP
- a CDS encoding sigma 54-interacting transcriptional regulator, translated to MRLLLIEDSPGDARLIRELVRDAAPDWDLVWRETLDEGIADARRGGFGVVLLDLSLPDSNGIETFCRMHREVADLPIVVLTGLEDERLAAFALRQGAQDYLPKNEMTGALLKRVARYAIERFQSKNALEYVYRDTRKSHDDLLAIMDLLALGVVTLDGEGRVTFMNRSARRFTGFDDAEVFPKPCADVLRPRGADADAVAELLRMSEGERSRISISLGTEDGEGFWIDLEARDDPRNPDGAILLLYDRSEEYRLRRALDEKVDFPEIVARSEAMSRIGRRIREIAPLDWTVLIEGETGTGKELVARAIHNAGPRAAGPFIAVNCAGLPDALLASLLFGHRRGSFTGAVDDRRGFFAAAEGGTILLDEIGDISPSMQSSLLRVLETREYTRVGDTQPERSDARVLTATHRDLAAEVEAGRFRADLLYRIRVMRIQIPPLRERREDIPMLIRHFLGMSRTALGKSVASFDAPSMRALLEYPWPGNVRELRSAIEYATVHCSGGLITFADLPPEFSRHRTRPDDADRGGERERYLDAIRKAGGNRSLAAKSLGIGRATFYRHLSRLGISETA